A stretch of DNA from Telopea speciosissima isolate NSW1024214 ecotype Mountain lineage chromosome 5, Tspe_v1, whole genome shotgun sequence:
TCAACTATGCAGATTCTGTGTAGCCATTCAACTATAATTatggaaatgaaataaaatctaAAGTGGGAGtatgattaaaatttatgaTAAAATATCCTGCTCCAAGCAAAAAATTACAAAGCATTCTGATACCTCCTGTGttttaaattaaagaaaataaaattcctgATGCTAAATGCACCAGCTAGTAAAATGGTCCAACCAGCTCTAAAGTCTCAGCATGATGCTGGCTGTAAGATTCAGAGACCCAAATATCTCCCTGAGCCCTACCAAGTTATTGACCGTTGTCAATAAGGCTTGAATGTTGCCCTGGCTTACAagggaattgaaaattttgttgcATCTGATCTTTATGACCTTGTTTCCAGAATTCAGTCATCTATACTTCAGCCATTTTAGCCAGAAATTTCTATCAGAAGCTTAAGACTTCAGCATGTCGGAAAGGTTATGAGGAAAACCCAAGAACGTTGTGGAGTTTATGGTCCGCTTATTTTGCAGTAATAAAGTAGAAATATGTAGACGTCAAGGTCTTGAACATTGACATCGGTTTTGCTAGGAAGCAGTGTCTGGAAGAAATTAAAGGTGGTGAGGTTGGATACTCATGTTCTCTTGTATAATTTGTTTGGGGTCAGTTTGTCTGCCACTTCATCTTCTTGTTGACGTACAACCCAGCTCCATGTTTCTCTGTTAATATCTGGTGACTTGTATTGGTATGCAAGAAAGGCATAAACATGTCTTGAATTTATGGtgtgatgcaggtgcactaccttggactgaTCCAAACCCGTTTGGGAACCCAGAcagagatgaaccgggtccagtttgagtttttggatctagtaggattttggGAATctatgttatttggggaaataatgtccttttactttattttattctgttagctttgtaggatatttggtttcccaattcttctttgtttcctagttagagagttaGTCTTATTtctaggagtcttttatttatttttatctttatctttatatatgatgtaattccccatcgtcGGAGatagattgaatagaatggaatagttgagttgtggtttgagtagcctgCGGGCTGTGTGCGAgttttcttctcccccccccccccctctcttcttgtACGATTTCTTCCCTCCCTGCAAcaatttcttctcagattttctTCCacggccctccaccaatttggtatcagagccgaaggatccatctccttccccatCAACCTCTTTCAGTCCCTACTCTGTCAATCTCTCTCATGCCATTCTCCTTCCctattttcttttcccatacTGTTCTGCCgatataaaatttaaaagaaaaaaagaaagatatcgTCTCTGTTGCATAACAGAGATATCGAatcgaaaccctaaaccatCCCCTTCCCGCAGCCACTCCCGCTGAAACCATACCCCAGCCCATCCTTTCGATTCCCAGTTTCCCACCCCACAGCacttccattaaaaaaaaagattaaacaTTGTTGGAAACAGAGGAGTGGAACGAAAACCCACTCCAACCCTCCCTTTGATTCCAGCAGAAAACCCAACCCCCCTCGATTACACAACCCCTTTCTAGCCGCCCCATTCTTCTTCAATCGAAACCCCCATGGGTTCCACCAgcaaccacaaaaaaaagaaagaagagtgaGAGCCTGAAGAGAAGCGTACCTGGTTGCTCCTGGATTCTCGCCTCCTGAATTTCCACCGCCAATCTCACTTAAGGGAGATCGACTTCGACTCAAACTCCTCCACTCACTGCTGTTTGTCCGCTGGTCGAAGACTGAGTTTATCACTTCTTCTGCTCTTAATGCGATAAGTTCTTCCTTTCTAAACCCCAATTTCCCTGTATTGCCCAGttttaaatccttttttttccttttaagtcaTATTCTTATTTTCCAGAATTAccctttccattcttttttattcGACTTcgtccttttttttatttcttttccaagTTTACCCTGCCCCGTGGTTACCATCGAACTTCCTCACCAGTACTTTACACcacacttctttttcttttgtttagtttGTAGTCCAATAAATTACAATTCTTCCATTGTTATCATAAACCCACCACATCATGGAGGTTGATTGATACGATTTGCTCCTTTCGATTAGAGATGGTTTACATAAATTGTAAACAACACCTTGATTTGAATACAAGTTGTCGGGAGCTTGCCGAAAGTAATAACACCTTCTATGATAAGGTGTCAAGCATGATACAATCTTCAGAAGGTGGATCAGATGTAGAAGAAAATGTGGACAACGAAAGCGACTGTTTTACTAAAATACACAGTCCAATCAAGGTTGCAATTGAAGAATTGATCGACGGTCCAATTTCTGTTTTCCCATCGAAGAGACGTTGTTTGCTAATGACCATCAGAAGATCGTGACGATTGAGCATGAGACGTGCTGgatcatcccccccccccccccatcaaaGGCGATATTTGTGGATGCCGATCGAATTGTGCTGATTCTCTCATTTTACAAAGCTCGTGGGCGAGTTTTTCTCAATATCGGGGGAATTGGTGCAGTTGCACTACCTTGGAACctagatggagatgaaccgggtccagtttgagtttttggatctagtaggattttaggaatctatgttatttggggaaaataATGTCTttattactttattttattctgttagctttgtaggatatttggtttcccaattctttgtagtttccttatttgaattagtttcctagttagagagttaTCCTTAActttaggagtctttatttatCTTTACATATGAtgtgatgtaattccccatcattGGAGatagattgaatagaatggaatagttgagttgtggtttgagtagcctgtgGGCTGTGTGCGAGTTCCCCCCCCGCCCCGGGTGAGTTCTTCCCTCCCTGCAACGATTTCTTCTCGGATTTTCTTCCGCGGCCCTCCACCATGGTGTGTGCGAAAGATATGCTGTTTCAGAATTAATTAGGACCAAATTGAAAATGGAATCCACTGCAATCTGTTTTGTCTTGTCCTATATATTAACAAGAGTCCATGCGTCATGTCACTAACTTGACTAACTTACCTGTAACTgataaaagaaatatattaGCTACTCGAAGAAAATTCTTTTTTGATTTGGGTTCTTAGAAATACAATGCGAAGCAGTGGATGTAGATCCTTAATGGATTTTAGTTATGCTAGGATATCATTCATGGTATTCCTATTGGATTGAATTGTTGTAATATTTTGGTGTTGCTGCTGGTTCTTGATGCAGTTGGTATTGCTATTAGATTGAGGTGTTTTGAGTATTCATGGTATTGATACTGATTTTGGATGCCGGGAAAGCgtttttatccttcttatttCTACAGTTGTTGCCAGTTATCACCTTGGGGTTTGACTTCGTGTTTGTATCCATCCATGTTGTTACAATACCAAATTCTATAAACCAGTAGGTGGCCAAAAGACAAGGAAAcaatataaaatagaaacctagTCTAATTAGGAAAGTATAAAAGCAACTAGACTAGGAAACAAAACAGCTTGACATACAAGCTACCACCCATATAATGTGTACATGACACATATGTACCCCCACGGTACATATGGGTCATTTACCTCTCAACTATAAACTGGTAGCTTAACACACGTTTTCACTACATGCATTTCCATATTTTGGAAAATCTAAGTATTGGATGTCTGGACAGTGAGAAACAAGTTCTATAGGATTAAGCATAAAGATATGGAGGTGCACTATAATTGCTCTTTGAATTGTTTAGAAGTCAGAACTCCTTTGTTGCCCTGTTTTGTGGGATGAACAGATGAAATGCTGGTATCTAATGGCTCTCAAAGTTTTTGTTATAATTTGGGTATTACAAATCGATGCTGAACAAATAATACTGAAGACTTTCTCCTAAGTTGCAACAGGGATTTTTAGAGTTCTTGGTTTGTGAGGTGCCTGTTGGATACTTTCTGGTGTTGAGATTTATGTCATTGGGTAAGCTTAATGAGTATTATACCACTAGGATTTAAAACAGTTAAAGTCTAGTAGGTTAGAAAATATAATACACTCAAAATTAGTTATCTGTTGGAGTGCATTGTTGTGGTTACTTGTAACTGTCTTATGGTCATTGGGCTTGATTGGCGTTTAGGTTAAATAGAGTTATTCTGTAGTTTCTAGAGTTTCTTGAAGTGCCATAGCTATTGAGTGTTGGTATAAGTTGTATATGGTAGGTACTTTCTAGTTTCTGCAGGTGTGACTGTAATGCCAGCTTTGTGCTATTGTTATATGAATTCACTGATCCTCTTTGAAGGTCTATTCTTTCAAATCCCAAGTTGGTTCCTTGATACTTCCTCTcttgtcttctatttttttttttctgtctacTTCTGTAGCATTTTCTTCAACTTAATAATCAGCTATCTTTTAccatatttttttatcaaaacaaTCCTCTTCACACCTGCATGTACCCTAGCCTTGGAGAAAATTTTTTCCGTAGTTTTTAGTTTCTGCAACCCAGGAAAGAAGCCTTGCCAGCCTTTGAAGTTCTTCACCAAAATCATGATTCTGTTGGCCCTCACTTGAAAGTTTTTTCCGTACTTATTATTTTCTGCAACCAAGGAAAGAATCCATTCCAGCCTTTAAGTTCCTTCACCAAAACCATGATTCTGTTAGCCCTCACTTGTTTTATTCATTTACCCTCATTTCCTTTAGACCCTAACCCTATTTTTGGCACCCTTTGTTAATGCAGCccagggtttaaaaaaaaacgaatCGGGATCCAGTTCGGAATTGGTTTGTATCAGCTCTGGAAttggtgtttagattggtaaCCCTCGTTTCTGTACAAGGATCGGTCCGATCTGGATCGGCCGGAATTGGGATTTGCCACAACCGATTCCGATCCAGATATGCTGGAATCAGGATCGGCATTGTTCAATTCCAATCCGGATCGGCCTGAATcaaccaatccaatccaattttcaaatccctgatgCAGTCCATAGGTGTCAAGGCGTCGTCTAGatgtccaggcgccttggtcccCTGCTGGGTGTTGCCTTGATTctttaccctctccaacgccttgggtcacctaaccacagtgacaactatgatgcaGGCACCAACCCAGATCCCAGAATAGGTTGCTCCATGGGCCAAGATTTGAAATATTTTCCTTGTAAACTAGGGTTGACAAGGCTTGTTACTTATTAGTTTGTTGGTTTCACCAGCTTGCAATGGGGGAAGGAGTGagtaaagaagagaagaaagagaagagacagaagagagaggAGGGCTGTTTTGAGACTGAACAGTACCCCGAACAGtaatttagaagaaaagagaagagagggatagGGGAGAAGAGCTCACATCTCACGCACTTCCACAAATAAAATTCTATTCAACTGTGTAAATTGATTGGGAGGGGGGGGTTACATCCATGTATAAAAAATTCAATAGTGTTTGAGCAAATTTCGAACAAATTCCAATAGAATTTAAAAACCACTAAGTATCCTAATGGACTTAAATACTAACACTGGTTAGAATGTTAGATTAACATTAAGAGACTCAAAAACGTAACTCTCTCTGGCTaataagtatcctaatctaaatCTAACACTTACGACACTAATCTCGTTTAACCCCCTATGGACCTAAACTTTGGGTCTTATTATTTTGCCATTACaaataaaacactaaaaaacTAAAGCTCATATCCATGTACTAGCAAAATAAGACTAATTTTATGCCGGGCCTGCATTACTCGTGCTTCTAGTACTCTATTTTTCTGCAACTAGTGGCaactctttcctttattttctcaTAGTCAACTATTTTTGTAGTCTTGTGGTTGAATTGATTATAATCTTCTTTTGAAGTCTAATATTGTCATGGGACCCTCATTCTTTATTAAATGTAGTATATCTTGTGACTGTCCTGCATCACCCCTATAATTACTTTTTAGGGGACCACCTCCATTGAGGGTATACTCCATCTGCAACAGCTTGTCCGTTTGCAAGAGTGACTTGCCATCAGTTTGTCAtctattggggggggggggggggagtcacTTCattattgagtttttttttatctcttttatGTGAATATATGCGGTAGCTTTAGTTGGACTTGCCGTCTGATGTTTATCATTGAGTCTTGGCTGTTGAGACCCTGCAGTAATAGGGTTGCATCTTTCAGAACTTGCTGCCACAGACAAATTTCGAAGTAGAGGTTTTTGAACTATTGGGTGGCCAACAAAGTGacctttctttattttatttttttggggtcttcCTACTGGAGTGTTTAAGGGAGTTAGTTTTTGTTGCTTTTTGTGTGTCGTCCCAAGAgatcctctcctctctctctctcttggtggGTGTGTTCAGCGAACCTCCCAAACGTTCTTTCTGTGACCAAGCTTTCTTTTGTAGCTTCTGGCTTCTCTCCAACcccttaaaatatttttcttgtACACTGCCAATCAccagaaagggggaaaaatgcTTGAATTTATGAGTTGTCTTGTTTTTATTGGATATTGTGAATGGGACAAGCTAATCGTTTTCTGGTTTCtaatttttctccctttttggTAGGTTTGCAGGGAGATCACACAGTTCACCTGGTTCGTGGATTTGCACCACCTTCATCAACCAGTACCACTGGGACAGCCAATGTAGGAGGAGGTCCAAACACCACTCCTGTTGTTGGTTCCAATGAGGGTGCAGGCGTTGGTGGTGGTCTTGGAGCGTCTCTTTTTCCTGGACTTGGTGTCAATGGGCTGGGTGGCAGTGGGGTATCTGGTTTATTTGGAACTGGGCTTCCTGAATTTGAACAAGTGCAGCAACAACTGACTCAGAATCCAAACATGATGAGAGAAATAATGAACATGCCTGTTATTCAGAACCTAATGAATAATCCTGATCTAATGCGCAATTTGATTATGAGCAATCCTCAAATGCGTGAAATTATTGATCGGAATCCTGACCTTGCCCACATCCTAAATGATCCAAGCACTCTTCGACAGACATTGGAAGCTGCAAGAAACCCTGAACTCATGAGGGAGATGATGCGGAACACTGACAGAGCAATGAGCAACATTGAATCTTCTCCTGAAGGATTCAACATGCTTAGGCGCATGTATGAAACTGTTCAGGAACCATTTCTGAATGCAACTACCATGGCTGGAAACACTGGAAATGATTTGGGTTCAAACCCATTTGCGGCCCTTTTGGCGGACCAAGGTGGTGGCCAGGCCAGAGACCCGTCAACCAACTCTACAACCACTGGTTCTGAAAGAACAACTGGTTCTCCTGCACCAAATATAAACCCACTTCCCAATCCGTGGAACCCTGGTGGTAAGTGTATGTTCTTTCCTACGTGTCTCTTGCTGGATCATTCGGCAGCCACTGCACTAACAAGTTATTTGTTGGAAGGGAAGGAAATATAGAAAAGTAATGCTGGTGCAGGTAATCCTAGAAAAGAGAACCAAGGTCTCTATGTGAGGGGAATTCCTGATGCTAAGGAATTTCTGGGTGTCAACATTTCAGCTAATGCATCCATAATATCATAAAGTTCGATCCCATTTAGTATTTGCAGACATACATGATACAACTGAATAAATCCCTCTTGCTTATGTTCAGGCAAATTAACCCGATGTAACATTTCTTAAGATTGTTCTCTGTATATTTCAATGATTATTAAAGCAGATAATCTTATTGAGCTCTTGTTTGTGGTGTACTTGAACCTTCCACCTGAGTTGGAacctaaatttgaaaaaaaaaaaaattatctctaGTTGCAGTTGCTCTCAAAGCTAACCTCATTTGTCACTTAAATGCTAATCTTGCAGGAGGAAGTGCGCAGACGAACACTACTACTATGTCAAATCCTGCTGGGGATGGAAGGGCACCTGGACTTGGTGGATTAGCTGGGCTTGGTCTTCCAGAGATGGAACGTATGTTTGGTGGCATGCAGGATTCCTCTCAAATGAATCAATTCGTACAAAATCCTGCTGTTTCACAGATAATGCAAAGCCTTCTCTCTAACCCCCAGTACATGAACCAGGTAGTTGTTAAACTATGTTGTATTCTTTATGATGAGGTAAAAGAGGTAGTTCTATTGCTTTGATAAAgttgtttgttattttctaaccCTATTGCTCAACTATTATTAGATTCTTGGTGTCAATCCGCAACTGCGCAGCATGCTTGATTCCAATACTCAATTACGAGAAATGATGCAAAACCCAGAATTTCTTCGTCAGTTGACTTCTCCTGAGACAATGCAGGTAGCATCACTCAAGAGAACGATATGaaacttctctctttctctctgtgtatgtgtgtgtgtgtgtgtgtgtgcattcaTGGTGTCCTTGGTTTAAATGTATGTGTTGAACTTTTAGTTTACAAGTTGACAAGGCCTTCATTGGGTTAGATAGATCCAGTTTGAACTTGGTGGTAGTCTCAGCATAAGCTTTTGCAGCTGGGGTTCTTGAGTTGCGGACATCCTGTAGTGatacatgtaatttttttttcctgcagcAAGTTTTGTCTTTGCAGCAATCACTTCTGTCCCAACTTGGTCGTCAACAATCTGCACAGTAAGTTCTAACAAATCTTTTGCTCTTAActccccccaccccttttttATAATGGACAACACATCACGAATCAGCATGGTATTCTTGTTtatctttaatttattttagtCAAGAAGCTGCATTCTTTATCATTGGCAGAAAATTATAATTGATGCAGAACTTACCTTACTTAGCAATCATAAGAATTAGGTGCATTCTCAAATTGTGAGGAAAAACTAACGTTGACAGAAAGGCAGCCCCAATGGGGGTATTTTTCTTAGCTAATATTTAGGTCTTCCTGCACACAAGTGAAGGGGTCATGACCCAGTTTATCAGGGAATTACTCTCAGTATATTTCCCTAGACAATATTTTGACCAGTCAGATTTGGTCTTCAACATTTCTATGTAATTTTGGCTGTGTTTTACTTGTTCATCCATATAATTGGCTGCAGATACCAGTTTCATATTATTAttgttaataataataatattattattattattcaaataaatattttgcACTGTTTTACTTGTGggactgtctaaatgacacctatataggtgtatttagatcTTGACCCCTTTTAATTGCTCCTTGTTTTATTCCTAAGAGTTCTTTAAGTTAGGGGTagaaaaaggttttcaaaaataattcgaaagtgacttgtcattatgtcattataaaaaaaggaaaatggttTCTGTGGAGAAGCGTGGTGCCTGCATCCAGACACGAGGgcgggcaaaatgaccaccccctGCTCCCATGAAATGCAAAATGATGGCCATATTGATGCTTCCACaagctcccattggcccccgtgCACACAGGGACCACTCTCCCCCCCAGGAAACACTTCCCGTATAAAAATATATCATTAGCACATTTTTCGAGTCCACGTGAAATAACAGTATTTACCATTATTGGGAAATATATGTGTTATACTACAAAATTATTCGACACTTTaaagggtgtcaataagaaaattccttTACTCATTGTATGGTTCTTTTGCAGGGAGCCTGGTCATACCAGTGGAGGCACAGGTATGTTGAAAAAGTTCCTCATCtagctgtgtgtgtgtgtatatattgGGGAAAGCCTTGCTCTCTTAGATTGTTCAATATTTTCCCGATATGTTGTAATTCTCAATTTGGCTGATAATgtcatatgcatgcatcaatAGAGACTGTCCATCCATTGATCTACATTTACGTGATAGAAAAACCCCCTGCGAGGGAGCATAGGAACACTGGTGGTTCAGAGAACCCTTCCCCCATTTATTTATTAGGAATGGTTatcaaattttttgtttctgttcctTTGTGGTCTCTCGGTGGGGTGTCTAAAAGATCTCACAATTACAGGAACACCAAACAACATGGGATTGGAGTTGTTAATGAACATGTTCGGTGGGCTTGGTGCAGGCAGTTTGAGCACTCCCAACACATCTAATGGTATCTGTCCTgtcaattttcttttcataaattTATGTAGGTTAAAGTTTTTCctgtaatttcaatttcatgtgATTGACCCTTGcggctaatttttttttggtttcgataGTGCCACCAGAACAACTTTATGCTACTCAACTGTCACAGCTCCAAGAAATGGGTTTCTTCGACACTCAAGAGAATATCCGTGCATTAAGTGCCACTGCAGGGAACGTTCATGCTGCAGTGGAGCGACTCCTGGGGAACCCGGGTCAGTAATTTGTTATGTTTATTGTTTGATATGTAGTCTGCGTTTACTCATGTGAACCTGTAGGATTAGCCAGTTTGGATCAGTGTCTTCTAAAGACAGCGGAAAGTGCGGGCTCATCCCTATTCCATTTTGGCCGTGAATAAAAGTATAATGTTAAAAGAGTCGTAAACAAGATGTAGGCTATGAATTATTGAACTATTTGCCCCTCTGCCCCTCCCTTTTAAGAGAGAAATCGGAAGACCTGTGATCTTTTGTACATACACACTTTTAAGGTTGGTTTTGTGAATTGTTTGTCAAATTTCTTTTCTACTTTTCTGTTGTTTGGATCAATAttatttttcatcttctttgctCTTGAGAAATATTGTAGATCGTTTGTGTGGAATGTTTTCCCCTGCCTTGACGTTTGGGTGCCCTCTTATTGCGCAAATGCACGCTTTATCAGTAGAACCTCTAGCCATACTTAAATCTCTTACTTTTCATATCAAGGAACAACAAAACTTATGTGGTATTATAAATCATCTTCATCAAGCTACACTTTGAGCTGCTCTTCATGTTGCTAAGAATACAAATGGGTATTCAACGGAGTTATATAATATTTTGGGCAAGAAATTGCTGTTTGGTTGTGTAGTTCTTGCACCAACATGGGGTTGATGAGAATTTGTGCAGTGCAGGGttatcaacatggatgagattttttattttaggaggGTTGGATGGTAATTCTGTATGCacatgtgtctaggtgtagaAGTCACGTGACCGAACAACATTCTTTTCCCTAATATTTTAGTAACAGGATTTTCTGTCAATCGGTATGTTTTGGTTCGGtgcaagagagaggagaaaccAAAATCATATTTTATCGAGaacttggtttggttttggtatggtttttattttgtttcataaaCGATTTCATATTCGGTCTGATTCAGTTTTGGAAAGATTTTTATACAGTTTTATAAACCATATCTGATATTATAATATATGATATACGTCATTGGATCATAAAGACCTCCAACACCATGATCCATTATATGTTATTACAAATAAAGAGAGTAATTATAAAGCTAGGTGAGCGGCGCATCTTGCTTACCCTTGTGCTTTTCggaatatgaaatatttcaggCTTTTTCTGTTTTAGGAGCTATAATTATCAACGTATGATTAGTTTCAAAAAGTGAAGGTACTAGATGCAAAGAAATTATGAACATATTTAATTATATCTTGCTTAAGCATATCCCAAAAttagtgataaaaaaaaaacagaaagccCATCATGTTAGAAAATAATCCTCTCTAATTCTCTAAAGGTGTGGTGTGCGGCAGTGTTGGGTGGACATGTTGATGTCGACACTTAACAGCTTGGATATCCAATGGTCCGAGTTCATTGACTACTGTTTTGCTCgtaccgttggatgtccgagctgtcaggtgtcgacatctccacctaccATTGTTGCATTGCAcattttaggaattggagaggattaaaaatcCCATCACGGCTTAGGGTTTTATAAGCCTCGACACCCAAAACTGCTTCTTTTATTTCATACTCGAAAGTTAAACTGGTCAAAAAGTTATTTTCATCAACTGagataacaagaaaaaaagaaaggtcgTACTGTGCACATCGTGCGGTGTAGCAAcagccatgtgtgcacagtggggccaGCAAtgctccagttacagcagcggataaaggtctGTCGTACCCAGTGCATAAGGCTCCTGCGTTTAGCAagatctggggagggtcaaatgtacgtgGCCTTACCCTCGTTTCTAAAGTTATTTTCATCATCTGagataacaggatcaaataaaagATGGGTCTGAGGGATTGGTAGTAGTATAAATAATCCTAAGTGGTCTGCAAATACCTAGCTTTAGATTGAACATCAAATATTTTAGTGCCATTATTATTATCTCCTTCAAATATATGTTATTCTAGATGTCTGAAAAATTGGAACAGAGATTTATTTGGTAAGTTACAGCAATTTTGCTTACAAACCTGATTTAGTGTAGATTTGTATAAATATCAATAAGACAATTTTGCTTACATACCTGATTGAGTGAAGGCAAAGAATCCCATTGATTTTTATACAAATCTTCAAACCCTGTATATTTAAGCCAAGCtgcttgaaaatgaaaatgtttttatatGAGATACTAGTAGGATTCATGTTTAAACCCATTTATTGATTGAATGGACAGTAGAAGTGGGATTAGGCTTTGCTTGCTCAAAAATAATTGTGTTCCTGGCTAACCATACAAAGTAAAAGGTGATTGCAGCCACTAACAAAATAACATGCTTGAGAAAAAGGTTGGAACATAGTTGAGAACTGAATTTATTAGAACCCATCTACCAATTTGAGAAAGTAAGGATTGATAGCCTCCTCAGAAATAGGAGGTACTCGAATAGATAGCCTCCTTAAAAATAGGATTGATCCCAAAATTACATTGAATCATATCCCTAACCTAATTCCCAAATGGACACGCTTACCAAACACCACACCACTTTTCTTAAATTAATCTACCGCACTGACAGTTCTTGGATAGTATTAAGAATAACATGCAAATTCGAAATATCATTCTTATTGGCTCTACAAAATATGAAGGTATCATCGGCAAACAATAAATGAGTAATCTCTAGACAATACCTACCAATCTTAACACCTTTAAAAACATATCTAATTCTCATAAATATTTGTATACACCTAATTTTTTTCATCCTGGAGGACCCTCGAGCCAATAATAAATTGAGTCTGATACAGCTCTCAAAGATCATATGGTGGAAATGTTTGGTTTGTCCATGGTGTAATTTGGGTCACATAACCTTTTAAAAACTGACTAAAACTTCAAGGATGAGTGCGTTTCATCATTTTGAGCTCGAATAGAGAACTTTGGTGCAAAGACGACGTCGTTTGCCCATTAATTTATGAGAATTATTGTTTGTAGGTCTCCCTGTTTGGGTACAATTCTAAATGTGTTCCCAACCAAATGTGTGTTTAATCTCCACATCATTGGATAGTGCTCCGATAGACCTTTCCAACGATAAATGGTTCATCCAAATCGAATCATTGAATTAGGAGATATCATCATCTgaagttttaccaaaaaagattccattttaaaggctCCCAGAGTGCCAAGTGTAAGGCATACTTGCGGACCACAATGCACGTTTTTGTAGCCCCGCAAATACGTGCTTTGTAGTGCCACAAGTGAATTTTTTTGCGGTGGTGGTTTTGCAGAACCGTAAAACCCTTATATGCAATGCCACATGGTCCAAAAAAGTTCTATATATGGGTtccctattaaaaaaaaaaacagagttcAAAAGGAGAATTCAAACAATTGAGACAGCTGATGTAACGATCGAGCCCCTCTCTTGTCATGATATTGTCCACTTTGGCTCATGGGCCTCACAGCTTTAAAACGCgt
This window harbors:
- the LOC122661538 gene encoding ubiquitin domain-containing protein DSK2a-like, whose product is MGGGSDSGEANSAKGGTGVSVHIRCSNGSKFSVQTSLESTVGTFKTLLAQNCDIPAEQQRLIYKGRILKDDQTLESYGLQGDHTVHLVRGFAPPSSTSTTGTANVGGGPNTTPVVGSNEGAGVGGGLGASLFPGLGVNGLGGSGVSGLFGTGLPEFEQVQQQLTQNPNMMREIMNMPVIQNLMNNPDLMRNLIMSNPQMREIIDRNPDLAHILNDPSTLRQTLEAARNPELMREMMRNTDRAMSNIESSPEGFNMLRRMYETVQEPFLNATTMAGNTGNDLGSNPFAALLADQGGGQARDPSTNSTTTGSERTTGSPAPNINPLPNPWNPGGGSAQTNTTTMSNPAGDGRAPGLGGLAGLGLPEMERMFGGMQDSSQMNQFVQNPAVSQIMQSLLSNPQYMNQILGVNPQLRSMLDSNTQLREMMQNPEFLRQLTSPETMQQVLSLQQSLLSQLGRQQSAQEPGHTSGGTGTPNNMGLELLMNMFGGLGAGSLSTPNTSNVPPEQLYATQLSQLQEMGFFDTQENIRALSATAGNVHAAVERLLGNPGQ